In a genomic window of Gossypium arboreum isolate Shixiya-1 chromosome 7, ASM2569848v2, whole genome shotgun sequence:
- the LOC108472611 gene encoding putative transcription factor bHLH041, with protein sequence MDAIFNLDEASRAEFLNLLMQSTCCSYICLWSYSFLQQANCLIGLDGCCSEENSQALGLFLEYKQLIFRLENDNGLVPGFAFKNNQPYIELRELELQNRAFHETQRQFYRVAGIKTAVFMACRSGEIELGSSSMVQLNMEMEMRSFFSEDQLPQSTNQNRPSSSSSSLRSLSTSSPDSSLIFTVPTTHEPAPSSLQQAAITPSSINDPRRAMQAFSQTRSNIPLPTLESENAAMTRAILAVLTSPSSSSSSSSTPFHRNQSLPYNNYRLNPKASAFKRYATGLGAGPATTPARASLRAQAMMKRAILFYRKFNLARREQLLRSRPGPTSNQLHHMMSERKRREKLNESFVALRSLLPSGTKRDKASVLTTAREYLVSLKAQILELNRQKQLLEAQILPSKGGAAAIEVNDPSNERVNVRVIPVPESTSEERIADLRVTVRGERPIVDILIHLLEFLKLDRNVSLMSIEANTGVSEFGSVNLVSLRLRIKGDGWDESTFQEAVRRLITDLAQ encoded by the exons ATGGACGCCATCTTCAACCTCGATGAAGCATCACGAGCTGAATTCCTGAATTTACTCATGCAATCAACTTGCTGTTCTTACATTTGCTTATGGTCCTACTCTTTCTTGCAGCAAGCCAA cTGTTTAATCGGTTTGGATGGGTGTTGTAGTGAAGAGAACAGCCAAGCTTTGGGGTTGTTTCTTGAATATAAGCAATTAATATTTCGTCTCGAAAATGATAA TGGACTAGTTCCAGGTTTTGCTTTTAAGAATAATCAACCTTACATTGAATTAAGGGAATTGGAGCTTCAAAACCGAGCATTCCATGAGACACAAAGGCAATTTTATcgg GTAGCGGGGATTAAG ACGGCAGTATTCATGGCATGCAGAAGTGGAGAGATTGAGTTAGGGTCGTCAAGTATGGTACAA CTTAACATGGAGATGGAGATGAGAAGTTTCTTCTCAGAAGATCAGCTTCCTCAATCAACTAACCAGAATAGGCCGTCTTCGTCTTCGTCGTCGTTAAGATCGTTATCGACGAGTAGTCCGGATTCTTCTTTGATCTTCACCGTCCCGACCACTCATGAACCCGCACCCTCTTCCTTGCAACAAGCCGCAATCACTCCCTCCTCGATCAACGATCCGCGTCGAGCCATGCAAGCCTTTTCTCAAACGCGGAGCAACATTCCGCTACCGACGTTGGAGAGCGAAAACGCCGCGATGACGAGAGCGATTCTCGCCGTTTTaacttctccttcttcttcttcctcctcctcGTCGACTCCCTTTCATCGAAACCAAAGTTTACCTTACAATAACTACCGGCTAAACCCTAAAGCTAGCGCGTTTAAGCGCTACGCGACTGGGTTAGGCGCTGGCCCGGCGACGACGCCGGCGAGGGCTAGTTTACGAGCTCAAGCTATGATGAAAAGGGCCATTTTGTTTTATCGAAAATTCAATTTAGCGAGGCGCGAACAACTACTGCGAAGCCGCCCCGGCCCCACTAGCAACCAGTTGCACCATATGATGTCGGAacggaaaagaagagaaaaactcaATGAAAGTTTCGTGGCATTACGATCCCTTCTTCCTTCAGGCACTAAG AGAGACAAAGCATCTGTGCTGACGACGGCGAGGGAATACTTGGTTTCATTGAAAGCTCAAATTTTGGAACTCAATCGGCAAAAACAGTTATTAGAAGCCCAGATTTTGCCGTCCAAAGGAGGAGCTGCTGCCATAGAAGTTAATGATCCATCAAACGAGAGAGTTAATGTTCGGGTCATACCCGTACCCGAATCAACATCCGAAGAAAGAATCGCCGACCTGAGAGTTACCGTCAGAGGTGAACGGCCGATCGTCGATATCTTAATCCATTTGCTTGAATTCTTGAAGCTCGATAGAAATGTGAGCTTGATGTCCATTGAAGCTAACACCGGTGTATCGGAATTTGGCTCCGTTAATCTTGTTAGCTTGAGACTCAGAATCAAG gGCGATGGATGGGATGAATCCACCTTCCAGGAAGCAGTGAGAAGGCTAATCACAGACTTGGCACAGTGA
- the LOC108487904 gene encoding cytokinin dehydrogenase 3 codes for MAVSFPIPSYFTAIFIISRLMSIMGISKHLNNKLLPPLDNITDKLSLDPSAIESASQDFGHIVKSIPKAVLQPSSIADIASLINFSYNSSIPFTIAAKGHGHSVRGQAMANDGVIVDMTSMKKHRNGTGIWVSNDGVYADVGGEQLWIDVLNATLKHGAAPVSWTDYLYLTVGGTLSNGGISGQSFRYGPQISNVYEMDVITGKAEIVTCSPNKNSELFYAALGGLGQFGIITRARIPLEPAPKRVKWIRMLYNDFTAFTRDQELLISINGRHDSHALGYLEGSLLMDHGSPDNWRSSFFPPKHHPKITSSIINHRIIYCLEVVKHYDYQTQNTVDKELEQLLKGLSYMPGFMFEKDVLYAEFLNRVQRGELKARSQGLWDVPHPWLNLFIPKSQIQRFNDGVFKGIVLEGNITTGPVLVYPMNRKKWDDRMSAVIPDEEIFYTVGFLHSSGFDDREAFDDQNKEILKFCEEAGIGVKQYLPHFTSKDEWVHHFGSKWETFQQRKFQFDPKMILSPGQRIFNNN; via the exons ATGGCTGTAAGCTTCCCAATTCCATCATACTTCACAGCTATATTCATTATAAGCCGTTTGATGTCCATCATGGGGATATCAAAGCATTTGAACAATAAGCTTCTCCCCCCACTTGATAACATTACAGACAAGCTCTCCCTTGACCCTTCCGCCATTGAATCAGCTTCTCAAGATTTCGGTCACATTGTAAAATCCATCCCCAAAGCTGTTCTTCAACCTTCATCCATTGCTGACATTGCCTCCCTCATAAATTTCAGCTACAACAGTTCGATTCCCTTTACTATTGCAGCCAAAGGGCATGGCCATTCGGTGAGGGGCCAAGCGATGGCGAACGATGGGGTCATCGTCGACATGACGTCGATGAAAAAGCATCGGAACGGGACCGGAATCTGGGTCTCGAACGATGGGGTTTATGCAGATGTTGGTGGTGAACAGCTTTGGATCGATGTGTTGAATGCTACGTTGAAACATGGTGCTGCACCGGTTTCTTGGACTGATTATTTGTACCTTACCGTAGGTGGAACACTCTCTAATGGTGGAATTAGTGGTCAAAGCTTTCGTTATGGTCCTCAAATCAGTAATGTTTATGAAATGGATGTTATAACAG GAAAAGCTGAGATTGTGACATGCTCTCCAAATAAGAATTCAGAGCTATTTTATGCTGCTCTTGGAGGTTTAGGCCAGTTTGGAATAATAACCAGAGCAAGAATCCCACTTGAGCCAGCACCAAAAAGG GTTAAATGGATAAGAATGTTGTACAACGATTTCACAGCTTTTACTAGAGACCAAGAGCTTTTAATCTCCATTAATGGAAGGCATGACAGTCATGCATTGGGTTATTTAGAAGGTTCACTTTTAATGGATCATGGTTCACCAGATAATTGGAGATCATCTTTTTTTCCACCCAAACATCACCCAAAAATAACCTCTTCGATTATCAATCATCGCATCATTTATTGTCTTGAAGTTGTCAAGCACTATGATTATCAAACTCAAAACACTGTGGACAAG gAGTTGGAACAGCTTTTGAAAGGTTTGAGCTACATGCCTGGATTTATGTTCGAAAAAGATGTGTTATATGCAGAATTCTTGAATAGAGTCCAAAGAGGAGAGCTGAAAGCTAGGTCACAAGGGTTATGGGATGTTCCTCATCCATGGTTGAATCTTTTTATACCCAAATCTCAAATTCAACGTTTCAATGATGGTGTTTTCAAGGGCATTGTCCTTGAAGGAAACATTACTACAGGACCAGTCCTTGTTTACCCCATGAACAGAAAAAA ATGGGATGATAGGATGTCAGCTGTTATACCAGATGAAGAGATTTTCTACACAGTGGGGTTCTTGCATTCAAGTGGATTTGATGATCGGGAAGCTTTTGATGATCAAAATAAAGAAATATTGAAGTTTTGTGAAGAAGCTGGCATTGGGGTTAAACAATATCTTCCTCATTTCACTTCTAAGGACGAATGGGTTCATCATTTTGGTTCAAAATGGGAAACTTTCCAGCAGAGAAAATTTCAGTTTGATCCAAAAATGATATTGTCTCCAGGACAAAGAATTTTCAACAACAATTAA